The following nucleotide sequence is from Armatimonadota bacterium.
GGCAGGATGGTCTACCTGGAGCTTTCCTGGCGAGACCCCACGTCCAACCGTACACCTACGCGCCAGGGTGTATTCACCGATGCGGCGGCGGTGCAGTTTCCCGTGAACCCGGGCGTGCTGCCCAATCCTTTCATGGGCGACCGGCAGCGCCCGGTCAACATCTGGCAGTGGAAGGCCGCCTGGCAGGACGAGCTGGCCCGTCCCCGGGACCTCCGCGCTGCCTACCCGCACATGTCGGTGGATTACTACTATGACTCGCGGTTCCTGAAGGAGGAGGCCAAGCGGCGCGCCTTCAACGCAGGGGCGGCGGCCGGCAACCTGCTCTCCCTGCCCCGCCGGGTCAGCGCCGTGGAGGACCTGGTGGCCTGGGGGTTCGGTACCCTGACCAGCCAGCCCCAGCAGGACGTGGTCGGCCTGGGCCTGTGGCAGGCCGAGCGCTGGACCGTCCTCCTGGCCCGGCCGCTGCGCACCACCGACCCCGCTGACGTCCAGTTCCTGCCGGGTGAGACCGTCTACGTGAACTTTGCCGTCTGGGACGGAGGCAACGGGGACCGCGACGGCCAGAAGAACGTCACCCTCACCTGGTGGCCGCTGCGCCTCAGCGCAGTCAGGTAGTTCACCCACGGCAGATCGGGCCGCCGCCCGATGGCCGCGACTACCGCGGCGGGATAGAGTCGATACAGCACACAGCTTTCGCGGGGCGACGACGCAGGCACGCTCACCGCGTCCTGCGTCCCGAGGGGGACGGGGGCATTATGACCCCGGTGTCGGGGATCCTGCTGGCGGGGGGGCGCGGGGTGCGCTTTCGCGGTGACAAGCGCAT
It contains:
- a CDS encoding ethylbenzene dehydrogenase-related protein, whose product is GRMVYLELSWRDPTSNRTPTRQGVFTDAAAVQFPVNPGVLPNPFMGDRQRPVNIWQWKAAWQDELARPRDLRAAYPHMSVDYYYDSRFLKEEAKRRAFNAGAAAGNLLSLPRRVSAVEDLVAWGFGTLTSQPQQDVVGLGLWQAERWTVLLARPLRTTDPADVQFLPGETVYVNFAVWDGGNGDRDGQKNVTLTWWPLRLSAVR